The sequence CGACATTCAGGTGCAGCCGCCGGTTGGTGCCTCCGAAGCGCCGCTGATCCTGCGTTTCGTCGAGAACACGCTCGTTGTTGCCGGCTACACGCACGCCACCCTTGGGCCGGCCACCGGACTGAGGGTGGGGGATGAGATCCGGAGCATCGGTGGAGTGGCTATCGATGCCCTCGTGGACTCCCTGAGGTCGTACTACCCGGCATCGAACGAGCCAACGCGTCTTCGAGACATCGCGCGAAAGCTCACGCGGGGCACCGGCCCGGTGGTCCTGGCCGGGGTTCGCCCGGCAGGGTCATTCAACACGTCGGTGGAGCGCGTGCCGCTCTCCACGCTCGACAAGTCACGTGCCTTCGTGAACGACTTGCCGGGCCCGACCTTCCGCATGCTGTCAGACAGCGTGGCGTATCTGAAGCTCTCATCGGTCGTCGCGGCAAACGCCATCAGCTACATCCAGCAAGCGCTTGGAGCGAAGGTGCTCGTCATCGACATCCGCAACTACCCGAGCGAGTTCGTGGTGTTCGCGCTCGGAGGACACCTGGTCGCGGGGTCGACGAGCTTCGCCAAGTTTACAGTGGGCGACGCGGCCAATCCCGGCAGCTTTCGGTTTGGTGCGACCGCCTCGCACACCAGCCGTACGCCACTCTTCCCCGGATCCGTGGTGATTCTGATCGACGAGACGTCACAGAGCCAGGCCGAGTACACGGCGATGGCTTTCCGCGTCGCGCCGGGAGCTCTGGTGGTCGGAAGCACCACGGCCGGGGCAGACGGCAATGTCTCTCGGATCCCGTTGCCCGGGAACGTGGAAGGAATGATCACCGGCATCGGGGTGTTCTACCCAAACGGAACGCCGACGCAACGTGTGGGCATCGTACCTGATCTGGTCGTACGCCCGACCGTGGCCGGCATCCGGGCCGGTCGAGACGAAGTGCTGGAGGCTGGCGTCAGTCGCGCGCTGGGGCGTCCGTTCCGGCTGCCCTGAATGTTCACGCGTTCACCGCGTCGCTGGGATTAGCCCCTCCGTCTCATCGGGGACGAAGTTGGATGGCCGTCTTCGGGAATGCCCCATTCCCCGCCTTGTCCTGCCACCACGCGACGCGCACTTTCCGTCGTGATGGGCACTCCCCCACGCGTCCCCCCCGATCGCCTCCCCCGCGTCGAGGCCATCTTCTCGGAGGCCCTCGAGCGCACCCCGGAGACCCGCCCCGCCTTTCTCGCGGAGGCCTGCGGGGCGGATGCCGACATTCGCCGGGAAGTGGAGAGCCTCCTGGCCGCGCTTGAGCGCTCGGGAGAGCGCTGGGAAACTCCCGCCCTACGGCTCGCCGACCTCACCTCGGCAACCGCCGCCGGGGAGACCCGCGTCGGCATGATGGTCGGACCGTACCGGCTGGTCCGACTCATCGCCCAGGGCGGGATGGGGGCGGTGTACGAGGGAGAACGGGCGGACGCGCAATTCCATCAACGTGTCGCTGTGAAGTTCCTGCGCCATGGCATCCCGACCACGCAGTCGCGACGACGCTTTGAACATGAGCGCGCCATCCAGGCGCGACTACAGCATCGCAACATCGCTGGCCTGTTCGACGGCGGCGTCCTCCCCGATGGCCATCCGTATTTTGTCATGGAGTTTGTCGACGGCGTTCCCATCACGACCTACGCCGCCACCCATGCCCTGTCGATCCCCGCACGACTCCAACTCGTGCGCCAGGTGTGTCGCGCGGTGCACTACGCGCACGAACACCAGGTGGTCCACCGCGACCTCAAGCCGAGCAACATCCTCGTCACCACCGACGGCACCGTCAAGCTCCTCGATTTCGGGATCGCCCGGCTGCTCGAAGGCTCCGCCGATGACCTCCCCATCACGCTCGGCGGCGACCGCGCCCTCACCCTGGAATGCGCAAGCCCTGAACAGCTCAACGGACAGCAGGTCACGACGGCCTCCGACGTCTACTCGCTCGGCGTCGTCCTGTACGAGCTGCTCACCGGACGGCGACCGTTCATGATGGCCGACCTGCCGATCGCCGAAGCCATCCGGCAGGTCACGCAGGTAGCACCCGTCCCGCCGAGTGCCGCGCTGGCAGACGACGCGCCGGCCGCGCTCCGCCGCACGCTGCACGGCGAGCTCGACGACATCACCGCGATGGCCCTGCGCAAGGAGCCGGAACGCCGCTATCCCACCGCCGACGCCATGGCGCACGACCTCGCCGCGTGGGAACAGGGACGCCCGGTCAGCGCCACCGCCGATACGGTTGCATACAGCATCAGGAAGTTTGTCAAGCGACACCGGTGGCAGAGCGCCAGTGCGGTGCTGCTGCTGGTGTCACTGGTCGTTGGGGCGTCCGCCACCTGGTGGCAGGCGCGCCGCGCCGAGACGCGGTATCGGGACGGGCGCCGCCTCGCCAACGCCCTCCTCTCTGACGTCCACAACGCCATTGCCGACCTCCCGGGCGCCACCGCCGCGGGAATCTCGTGGAGAAGTCGCCAGCGTTCCAGGACCGTGGTGCTTGTGGCGCGCGCCCTGGGACGGCGCGTCGTGTCCGGTGAAACGCCAGGCCTTCGAATCGAGCGCCGGATGGACGTGAGCGAGCACTCCTCTCAGGGGGCACCCCGGCAGAGAGGTTCCGTTCCGCGCCGCATCGGAACGGAACCGCCTCGGGCAACGGGCACGGAGCCGGTTGTCGGGTCCCTCCGCGCCCCTTCCCTCCCGTCCTCCTCGGGCGCCGGCGTCGCACGGGCTCAGCGTTTTGCTGCCGTGTGATCACTGAGCCACCGCACAGCCTCGGCACGATCCTCCGGCATGAGGTCCGGCTCCGTGAGGGCGAGGAACTTCCGGTAGGCGTCTGCTCGCGCCTCGGGCCTCGCCTTGGCATACTTCGCAAGGGAAAGGAGCTGGAGAACTACGTCAGCGCGATCACGGAAGACGGCCGAATAGTTCTCTGGGCGCCGCGCGCCATCGTCGCTCGATGGAAGAGGGGGGAGGTCCAAGGCCCTTACCAGGGAGTCGCCGAGTTCCTCGATGAGCGCCATGAGGCGTTTGGCCGATCCCCTGACGTTGACGGTACGTACGACTTGGGAGGTTTGCACATCGACAGCTCGCGCCTCAATGGAGACGTGATTCTGCCTGTCGACTAGGAAGCCACCCACGACTACGTACCGAGCTGCCAACAGGAGACCGGCGCGCGCCATGGTGGCCGGATCCATCCGCTCGGGGGGCATGTCGAGCTCTATGATAATCTTGTCGATGTTGCTGCGTTCAGCTGTCCGGACGAAGTGCGAGCGGTGCAGATGTCGAGACAGGAAGTCAGAGAACCCGCCCCGAAGGGGTTCGTAGTCAGCATGGTTGATGAGTGCTATATTCTTGAAGTCGAGGACGGCGATGCCGGGGCGCTGGCTGTCCGCAACCTGCGCAAGCGCAGGTGCGGCGACACTCAGGGACAAGGCAAGGCACATCAGGTCCGGTCGACGCATGTTCATACCTCGGGGTATGCGGCACATGATGATGGATTCTCCGTTCCCGTTGGCACGTTCGCAAGCCGGAGGCGGGCGGCCGTGAGGCGATGTCCGGCGTGCGGACGCACCTGGACCGATGGACAGTCCTTCTGCCCGGATGACGGCACTGCGCTGGAGGTGGAGCGCGAGGTGTCGCTCGTCGGTACCATCATCGCCAAGCGGTACCGCGTGATGCGCCTGCTCGGTGCGGGTGGCATGGGCAAGGTGTACCTTGTGCACCACCTGAATCTGGACGCACCGCTGGCGATCAAGGTGATCTCGCCAAGCCAGGCCAAGGACCCGGACGCGGTGGAACGACTTCGCCGTGAGGCGCGGAACGCCCACAAGGCGCGGCATCCCAATGTTGTGCAGGTGCACGACCTTGAAGAGGACGGTGCGCACGTCTTCCTGACCATGGATTTCGTTGACGGGCCCACCCTCGACCAGGTGGTGGCCACGGAGGGACGGCTCCCGTTGCAGCGCGTCCTGTCCCTGATC comes from Gemmatimonadota bacterium and encodes:
- a CDS encoding serine/threonine protein kinase, producing MMGTPPRVPPDRLPRVEAIFSEALERTPETRPAFLAEACGADADIRREVESLLAALERSGERWETPALRLADLTSATAAGETRVGMMVGPYRLVRLIAQGGMGAVYEGERADAQFHQRVAVKFLRHGIPTTQSRRRFEHERAIQARLQHRNIAGLFDGGVLPDGHPYFVMEFVDGVPITTYAATHALSIPARLQLVRQVCRAVHYAHEHQVVHRDLKPSNILVTTDGTVKLLDFGIARLLEGSADDLPITLGGDRALTLECASPEQLNGQQVTTASDVYSLGVVLYELLTGRRPFMMADLPIAEAIRQVTQVAPVPPSAALADDAPAALRRTLHGELDDITAMALRKEPERRYPTADAMAHDLAAWEQGRPVSATADTVAYSIRKFVKRHRWQSASAVLLLVSLVVGASATWWQARRAETRYRDGRRLANALLSDVHNAIADLPGATAAGISWRSRQRSRTVVLVARALGRRVVSGETPGLRIERRMDVSEHSSQGAPRQRGSVPRRIGTEPPRATGTEPVVGSLRAPSLPSSSGAGVARAQRFAAV
- a CDS encoding peptidase S41 — translated: MNRRRHVGVLAIACALLLFALPGCQDVPEVTSPTNPTPVDVEFDQGSGIAARELSTTQVQNLALLGRVWGFVKYHHPKVTVGGVNWDYELFRALPAVLAAQDHASASAAMVGWIDRLGAVPPCSPCAAAATDAQLPADNAWITDGATTGAALSSRLQTILRNRPVLPSQRYVSFFPSVGNPDFSGEQRYATQTSPDAGYRLLALFRVWNIIQYWFPYRDVMNENWNSVLVEYVPLMMRAMDGDAYRRTLIRLIGRVYDTHANIWSDIQVQPPVGASEAPLILRFVENTLVVAGYTHATLGPATGLRVGDEIRSIGGVAIDALVDSLRSYYPASNEPTRLRDIARKLTRGTGPVVLAGVRPAGSFNTSVERVPLSTLDKSRAFVNDLPGPTFRMLSDSVAYLKLSSVVAANAISYIQQALGAKVLVIDIRNYPSEFVVFALGGHLVAGSTSFAKFTVGDAANPGSFRFGATASHTSRTPLFPGSVVILIDETSQSQAEYTAMAFRVAPGALVVGSTTAGADGNVSRIPLPGNVEGMITGIGVFYPNGTPTQRVGIVPDLVVRPTVAGIRAGRDEVLEAGVSRALGRPFRLP